Proteins found in one Quercus robur chromosome 2, dhQueRobu3.1, whole genome shotgun sequence genomic segment:
- the LOC126713254 gene encoding uncharacterized protein LOC126713254 yields the protein MASSATPQTLKARLNKANEEPLHGLFLISFSPTLAEIAGHAGYDFVVIDMEHGHGGIAEALPCLQALAATQTPAILRIPECSAAWVKKALDVGPQGIMIPMIDDPELAKNAVSYCRYPPNGIRGAAHNVVRASKYGIDEDYINKCEKELLIMCQVESVEAVKNVKDIAAVEGVDCVMIGPLDLSASMGWLREPVNEKVKEAMGVAEKAVLDSESKTYLAGFAMPPKDGADELKRRGYHMVCGNVDVALFKNAAVDDVKRFKMN from the exons CCTCAAAGCTCGTCTAAACAAAGCTAATGAAGAACCCCTCCACGGTCTCTTCCTCATTAGCTTCTCTCCCACCCTAGCTGAAATTGCAGGCCATGCAGGCTATGACTTCGTCGTCATCGACATGGAACACGGCCATGGTGGCATCGCCGAAGCTCTCCCTTGTCTCCAAGCCCTGGCTGCAACTCAAACCCCAGCTATCCTTAGAATCCCTGAGTGTTCTGCAGCATGGGTCAAGAAAGCACTCGACGTAGGCCCACAAGGCATCATGATCCCCATGATCGACGACCCTGAGTTGGCCAAGAATGCCGTCTCCTATTGTCGGTATCCACCAAATGGAATCCGTGGAGCGGCCCACAATGTTGTGAGAGCCTCCAAATACGGTATCGATGAAGATTATATAAACAAGTGTGAGAAAGAGCTGTTGATTATGTGCCAg GTTGAGTCCGTGGAAGCTGTGAAGAATGTTAAGGATATCGCTGCTGTTGAAGGGGTTGATTGTGTTATGATAGGGCCGTTGGATTTGAGTGCCAGTATGGGGTGGTTGAGGGAGCCAGTGAACGAGAAAGTGAAGGAGGCGATGGGGGTGGCTGAAAAGGCAGTGTTGGATTCTGAGAGTAAAACCTACCTGGCTGGGTTTGCAATGCCGCCAAAAGATGGAGCTGATGAGCTTAAGAGACGTGGATATCATATGGTGTGTGGTAATGTTGATGTGGCTTTGTTTAAGAATGCTGCTGTTGATGATGTGAAAAGGTTTAAGATGAATTGA
- the LOC126713253 gene encoding uncharacterized protein LOC126713253: protein MELFFFLFFGFLAVIVAALELSKSSKDRINTTSAFNAFKNNYLVVYSLMMAGDWLQGPYVYYLYSTYGFGKGDIGHLFIAGFGSSMLFGTVVGSLADKQGRRRASVTYCITYILSCLTKHSSQYKVLMLGRILGGIATSLLNSSFESWLVAEHNKRGFEQQWLSVTFSKAIFFGNGLVAILSGLFGNLLVDTLGLGPVAPFDAASCFLAIGMAIILSSWSENYGDPSENKDLLTQFKGAAVAIASDEKIALLGAIQSLFEGSMYTFVFLWTPALSPNDEEIPHGFIFATFMLGSMLGSSFASRLMARSSIRVESYMQIVFVVSSVSLLLPIITSFLVPPSKVKSESMSFAGCIQVVGFCTFEACVGIFWPSLMKMRSLYIPEESRSTIMNFFRIPLNIFVCVVLYNVDAFPITIMFGMCSIFLFVAALLQRRLMVIADSQKPTKPQDWTALDRDMEAEPLNVD, encoded by the exons ATGgagctcttcttcttcttgttctttggttttctcGCTGTAATAGTGGCAGCATTGGAGCTAAGCAAATCCAGCAAAGATCGCATCAACACCACCTCTGCTTTCAATGCCTTTAAGAATAACTATCTCGTCGTTTACTCTCTCATGATGG CTGGGGATTGGTTGCAGGGTCCATATGTGTACTACCTCTACAGTACGTATGGGTTTGGAAAGGGGGACATTGGACATCTCTTTATTGCTGGGTTTGGATCCTCTATGTTGTTTGGGACAGTTGTTGGATCTTTAGCTGATAAACA GGGTCGGAGGAGGGCATCTGTTACTTATTGCATTACTTACATTCTAAGCTGCCTCACCAAACACTCTTCCCAGTATAAAGTTTTAATGTTGGGACGAATATTGGGAGGCATTGCCACTTCTCTTCTTAACTCATCTTTTGAGTCTTGGCTTGTTGCAGAACACAATAAG AGGGGTTTTGAGCAACAATGGCTTTCGGTAACATTCTCTAAGGCAATATTTTTTGGCAATGGTTTGGTTGCCATTTTATCTGGGTTGTTTGGAAATTTACTAGTAGATACACTAGGACTTGGCCCAGTTGCTCCTTTTGATGCTGCTTCATGCTTTCTGGCAATTGGCATGGCAATTATATTGTCATCATGGAGTGAAAACTATGGTGACCCTTCAGAAAACAAGGACTTGCTTACCCAGTTTAAGGGTGCTGCTGTGGCCATTGCCTCTG ACGAGAAAATTGCATTGCTGGGTGCTATACAGTCACTATTTGAAGGCTCAATGTACACCTTTGTATTTCTCTGGACTCCTGCTTTGAGCCCAAATGATGAGGAAATTCCACATGGTTTCATTTTCGCGACATTCATGCTGGGGTCAATGCTGGGAAGTTCCTTTGCTTCTCGATTAATGGCACGCTCATCTATCAGAGTTGAGAGCTACATGCAGATAGTTTTTGTAGTCTCCTCAGTTTCCCTTCTGCTCCCCATTATAACTAGT TTCCTGGTACCGCCTTCCAAAGTGAAAAGTGAAAGTATGTCATTTGCGGGGTGTATTCAAGTTGTTGGCTTCTGTACGTTTGAGGCTTGTGTTGGGATATTCTGGCCATCTCTCATGAAGATGAGGTCCCTATACATTCCTGAGGAGTCAAGAAGCACCATAATGAACTTCTTTCGCATTCCTCTCAACATCTTCGTGTGCGTTGTGCTGTACAAT GTTGATGCGTTTCCCATCACCATCATGTTTGGCATGTGCTCGATTTTTCTCTTTGTGGCTGCTTTACTGCAGAGGCGGCTAATGGTAATTGCTGACAGTCAAAAGCCAACAA AACCACAAGACTGGACAGCACTTGACAGGGATATGGAGGCGGAGCCATTGAATGTTGATTGA
- the LOC126713252 gene encoding stellacyanin, whose product MANLKSSRCYFLLAFQFLVLIQTKVLCYQYKVGDLDAWGIPTSANPQVYTYWSKYHTLKIGDSLLFLYPPSQDSLIQVTEQSYTSCNLTDPVLYMNNGNSLFNITAYGDFYFTSGEKGHCEKNQKLHISVLSATAPAYSPSNGPSAFSPSYPTVFGSIPQPPSSALSASSSHSLSIPVFMASLTGFLVCALVGGIM is encoded by the exons ATGGCTAATCTTAAAAGTAGCAGATGCTACTTCTTGTTGGCTTTCCAGTTCCTTGTGTTAATTCAAACCAAAGTCTTGTGCTACCAGTACAAGGTTGGAGATTTGGATGCTTGGGGAATACCCACTTCAGCAAATCCACAAGTCTACACCTATTGGTCCAAGTATCACACTCTCAAGATTGGAGATTCTCTCT TGTTCTTGTACCCACCAAGTCAAGATTCATTGATACAAGTCACGGAACAATCCTATACTAGCTGCAACCTTACAGATCCAGTACTGTACATGAACAATGGCAACTCTCTTTTCAACATTACCGCATATGGGGACTTCTACTTCACCAGTGGAGAGAAGGGTCACTGTGAAAAGAATCAGAAGCTCCACATTTCAGTGTTATCTGCTACTGCGCCTGCATATTCTCCTTCCAATGGTCCTAGTGCATTTTCACCCTCTTACCCCACTGTTTTTGGTTCAATCCCACAACCACCTTCTTCTGCTTTATCTGCTTCTTCTTCACATTCGCTAAGCATTCCAGTCTTCATGGCATCTCTTACTGGATTTTTGGTATGTGCATTAGTCGGTGGCATCATGTGA